A DNA window from Deinococcus cellulosilyticus NBRC 106333 = KACC 11606 contains the following coding sequences:
- a CDS encoding MarR family winged helix-turn-helix transcriptional regulator encodes MTVEEHNSLGRAIVHVARAHKYAAQLLLQKLGLHPGQEFLLMLLDRLGETRLTTLSEHLEVQPPTASKMVARLEKEGFLQRIPDPTDTRATLICLSDEGRALIPKIMEIWDELERMTVEGLSQAEILLLSRMLRQITQNLGEPPGGSC; translated from the coding sequence ATGACCGTCGAGGAGCACAACAGTCTGGGTCGGGCCATTGTTCATGTGGCCCGCGCACACAAGTACGCAGCGCAACTGCTCTTGCAGAAGCTGGGGCTTCACCCTGGCCAGGAGTTCTTGTTGATGTTGCTGGACCGCCTGGGCGAAACCCGCCTGACCACCCTCAGCGAGCATCTGGAAGTTCAACCCCCCACCGCCAGCAAGATGGTGGCCCGTCTGGAAAAAGAAGGGTTCTTGCAGCGCATTCCTGATCCCACCGACACCCGTGCGACCCTGATCTGCCTCAGTGATGAGGGCAGGGCCCTGATCCCAAAGATCATGGAAATCTGGGACGAGCTGGAGCGCATGACCGTGGAAGGGCTGAGCCAGGCAGAAATTCTGCTGCTTTCCCGGATGCTCAGGCAGATCACCCAGAACCTGGGGGAGCCTCCCGGCGGCTCCTGCTGA
- a CDS encoding DUF6069 family protein, translating to MTTQNLIRKTTQAALIATVLNVLLFFIAKAAGVQLQVTQGPNSTTLMDLPVIAVILATVIPAYFAAGVYALLQRAGNTGTVIFQVVGWVFLALSMFPVMGLPGDLSLKLVLALMHIIAGVTILTSLNAGSQTQPAVVRN from the coding sequence ATGACCACCCAGAACCTGATTCGCAAGACCACCCAGGCTGCCCTCATCGCCACTGTGCTGAATGTGCTGCTGTTCTTCATCGCAAAAGCAGCAGGGGTCCAGTTGCAGGTGACGCAGGGACCGAACAGCACCACCCTGATGGACCTGCCCGTCATCGCTGTGATTCTGGCGACGGTGATCCCGGCATACTTTGCTGCTGGAGTCTATGCCCTGCTGCAGCGTGCAGGAAACACAGGGACCGTGATCTTTCAGGTGGTTGGATGGGTCTTTCTGGCCCTCTCCATGTTCCCGGTGATGGGACTCCCCGGAGACCTCTCCCTGAAACTGGTGCTGGCCCTCATGCACATCATCGCTGGAGTGACCATTCTGACCAGCCTGAATGCTGGGAGCCAGACGCAGCCTGCTGTGGTCCGCAACTGA